A single window of Sulfitobacter sp. JL08 DNA harbors:
- a CDS encoding NADH-quinone oxidoreductase subunit A, with amino-acid sequence MDEMLREYLPILVFLAVAIGLGLVLILAAVVIAVRNPDPEKVSAYECGFNAFDDARMKFDVRFYLVSILFIIFDLEIAFLFPWAVAFQDISMAGFWSMMVFLAVLTIGFAYEWKKGALEWQ; translated from the coding sequence GTGGACGAGATGTTGAGGGAATACCTTCCCATCCTGGTGTTTTTGGCCGTTGCCATAGGGCTTGGTCTGGTTTTGATCCTGGCTGCCGTGGTGATCGCCGTGCGCAATCCCGACCCTGAAAAAGTGTCGGCTTACGAATGCGGCTTTAATGCGTTCGATGATGCGCGGATGAAATTCGATGTCCGGTTCTATCTGGTGTCGATTCTGTTCATTATTTTCGATCTCGAAATTGCCTTTCTGTTTCCGTGGGCCGTGGCCTTTCAGGACATCAGCATGGCAGGCTTCTGGTCGATGATGGTGTTCCTGGCTGTGCTGACGATCGGCTTTGCCTATGAATGGAAAAAGGGAGCGCTGGAATGGCAGTAG
- a CDS encoding DUF5333 family protein, protein MIRTAIICVTLGSAVQVQAADRPAPDYFIDAVMATTTAKQLALACADISINLPVVSADSGAVMDRLKADGFDTATDTLGMTDPSAQIAAMQVAFLDKHNLQEGAAQRDVCSAARVEMAEGSQIGTYLMEVAQ, encoded by the coding sequence GTGATCCGCACGGCGATCATATGTGTCACGCTTGGCTCGGCCGTGCAGGTGCAGGCGGCTGACCGTCCGGCCCCCGATTATTTTATCGACGCCGTCATGGCGACGACAACGGCCAAACAACTGGCGCTGGCCTGTGCCGATATCAGCATCAACCTGCCCGTGGTCAGTGCTGATTCCGGTGCGGTCATGGACCGGCTGAAAGCGGACGGGTTTGATACCGCGACCGATACGTTGGGCATGACAGACCCTTCCGCGCAGATCGCCGCGATGCAGGTGGCGTTTCTGGACAAGCACAATTTGCAGGAAGGTGCAGCGCAAAGGGATGTTTGTTCCGCTGCACGCGTTGAAATGGCCGAAGGCAGCCAGATCGGCACCTATCTTATGGAGGTAGCGCAATGA
- a CDS encoding DUF3291 domain-containing protein, which produces MATEQTYHLAELNVGRLLAPVDDPRVAEFMANLDRINGLGKRMPGFVWMMEGSGVPGTGNTEHAIGNDPQYVSNLTVWESVENLETFVWGTVHKQFYERRAEWFEVLGKMHFVMWWVPAGHCPTLEEALEKLDHLRTHGDSDAAFGWSYLEQATAWRTHGCSPVAAE; this is translated from the coding sequence ATGGCGACTGAACAGACATATCATCTGGCCGAACTGAATGTGGGCCGTCTGCTGGCGCCGGTTGATGATCCGCGTGTGGCAGAATTCATGGCCAACCTTGACCGCATCAACGGCTTGGGCAAACGGATGCCCGGTTTTGTCTGGATGATGGAAGGTTCGGGCGTACCGGGTACGGGCAACACCGAACATGCCATTGGTAACGATCCGCAATATGTCAGCAATCTGACGGTTTGGGAAAGCGTTGAAAACCTTGAAACATTTGTCTGGGGTACGGTGCACAAGCAGTTCTACGAACGGCGCGCCGAATGGTTCGAGGTGCTGGGAAAGATGCATTTCGTGATGTGGTGGGTGCCCGCCGGGCACTGCCCGACGCTGGAAGAAGCCTTGGAAAAACTGGATCATTTGCGCACGCATGGCGATAGCGATGCGGCGTTCGGATGGTCCTATCTGGAACAGGCCACGGCATGGCGCACCCACGGGTGCAGCCCTGTTGCGGCGGAGTAG
- a CDS encoding NuoB/complex I 20 kDa subunit family protein gives MAVATGVNTAGVDMDASAKAMNAELQDKGFLLTSTADIVNWARTGSLHWMTFGLACCAVEMMHTSMPRYDLERFGTAPRASPRQSDLMIVAGTLTNKMAPALRKVYDQMPEPRYVISMGSCANGGGYYHYSYSVVRGCDRIVPVDVYVPGCPPTAEALLYGILQLQRKIRRTGTIVR, from the coding sequence ATGGCAGTAGCAACCGGAGTGAACACCGCCGGCGTCGACATGGATGCGTCGGCCAAGGCGATGAACGCAGAGCTTCAGGACAAGGGGTTCCTGCTGACCTCGACCGCGGATATCGTCAACTGGGCCCGCACCGGATCGCTGCACTGGATGACATTCGGTCTGGCCTGCTGCGCGGTGGAAATGATGCACACCTCGATGCCGCGCTATGATCTTGAACGCTTTGGCACAGCGCCCCGCGCCAGCCCGCGCCAGTCCGACCTGATGATCGTGGCCGGCACCCTGACTAACAAGATGGCTCCCGCGCTGCGCAAAGTCTATGACCAGATGCCCGAACCGCGCTACGTGATCTCGATGGGATCCTGCGCGAACGGGGGCGGGTATTACCATTATTCCTATTCGGTGGTGCGCGGCTGTGACCGGATCGTGCCTGTTGATGTCTATGTCCCGGGCTGCCCGCCGACAGCCGAGGCATTGCTGTACGGCATCCTGCAACTGCAACGTAAAATTCGCCGCACGGGCACGATTGTCCGCTAG
- a CDS encoding NADH-quinone oxidoreductase subunit D — protein MDGDIRVNTYDDGSTDAQTGEQKIRNFNINFGPQHPAAHGVLRLVLELDGEIVERCDPHIGLLHRGTEKLMESRTYLQNLPYFDRLDYVAPMNQEHAWCLAIEKLTGVEVPRRASLIRVLYSEIGRVLNHLLNVTTQAMDVGALTPPLWGFEEREKLMIFYERACGARLHAAYFRPGGVHQDLPDALLDDIETWAHEFPAVMDDIDGLLTENRIFKQRNVDIGIISRQDALDWGFSGVMVRGSGMAWDLRRAQPYECYDEFEFQVPVGKNGDCYDRYLVRMEEMRQSVSIIKQAIAKLRDEPGDILARGKITPPSRSDMKTSMESLIHHFKLYTEGFHVPAGEVYCAVEAPKGEFGVYLVADGTNKPYRAKLRAPGFLHLQAMDYMATGHQLADVAAIIGSMDVVFGEIDR, from the coding sequence ATGGACGGTGATATTCGCGTAAACACCTATGACGACGGATCGACCGACGCCCAGACCGGCGAACAGAAGATCCGCAACTTCAACATCAACTTTGGCCCGCAACACCCTGCGGCCCACGGTGTTCTGCGTCTGGTGCTTGAACTGGACGGCGAGATTGTAGAACGCTGCGATCCCCATATCGGCCTGCTGCACCGTGGCACTGAAAAACTGATGGAAAGCCGCACCTACCTGCAAAACCTGCCCTATTTCGACCGGCTGGATTACGTCGCGCCGATGAACCAGGAACATGCCTGGTGTCTGGCCATCGAAAAACTGACAGGGGTCGAGGTGCCGCGCCGCGCCAGCCTGATCCGGGTGCTGTATTCCGAAATCGGCCGCGTTCTGAACCATCTGCTGAACGTCACCACGCAGGCCATGGATGTGGGCGCGCTGACACCGCCGCTCTGGGGCTTTGAAGAGCGTGAAAAGCTGATGATCTTTTACGAACGGGCGTGCGGTGCGCGCCTGCACGCGGCCTATTTCCGTCCCGGCGGTGTTCATCAGGACCTGCCCGATGCGCTGCTGGATGACATCGAAACATGGGCGCACGAGTTTCCGGCCGTGATGGACGACATCGACGGATTGCTGACCGAAAACCGGATTTTCAAGCAGCGCAATGTCGATATCGGGATCATTTCCCGGCAGGACGCGCTGGACTGGGGCTTTTCCGGCGTCATGGTGCGCGGCTCTGGCATGGCATGGGATCTGCGGCGCGCCCAGCCCTATGAATGCTACGACGAGTTCGAATTTCAGGTACCGGTAGGCAAGAACGGCGATTGTTATGACCGCTATCTTGTCCGCATGGAAGAAATGCGCCAGTCGGTCAGCATCATCAAACAGGCGATCGCCAAACTGCGCGATGAACCGGGTGATATTCTGGCGCGGGGCAAGATCACACCACCATCGCGCAGCGACATGAAAACCTCGATGGAAAGCCTGATCCACCACTTCAAGCTTTATACCGAAGGCTTTCACGTCCCCGCGGGCGAAGTCTATTGCGCGGTCGAGGCACCCAAGGGCGAATTCGGCGTCTACCTTGTGGCCGATGGCACAAACAAACCCTACCGCGCCAAACTGCGCGCGCCGGGCTTTTTGCACCTGCAGGCGATGGATTACATGGCGACCGGCCACCAGCTGGCCGACGTTGCCGCCATCATCGGATCCATGGACGTGGTGTTCGGGGAGATTGACCGGTGA
- a CDS encoding NADH:quinone oxidoreductase, with amino-acid sequence MNQLDQKSECVQKWWKLSAIGGLVLALVLWLLAGWGFFGALVAGILVAVIAGFVLSKVQCPDQEVQPPASAAKPADPAPAPTPAPTPTPAAASVAPAAVASSVPTSEPAAKKLAAKKAPAKKAAPKASAVKPATAKAPARKPVAADGKPEMLTAARGGVADDLKLLKGVGPKLEQTLNALGVYHFDQIASWRKKEIDWVDDKLKFKGRIERDDWIKQAKLLAKGGETEFSKRSKKT; translated from the coding sequence ATGAACCAGCTCGATCAGAAATCTGAATGTGTGCAAAAATGGTGGAAACTGTCTGCAATCGGCGGACTTGTACTGGCGTTGGTGTTGTGGCTGCTGGCCGGGTGGGGGTTCTTCGGTGCTCTTGTCGCGGGTATTCTGGTGGCTGTGATCGCCGGGTTTGTCCTGAGCAAGGTGCAATGCCCTGACCAAGAGGTGCAGCCACCTGCGTCCGCAGCCAAACCGGCAGATCCTGCGCCTGCGCCAACACCTGCGCCGACGCCGACGCCCGCAGCGGCATCTGTCGCGCCGGCTGCCGTCGCCTCAAGCGTGCCAACATCCGAACCGGCTGCGAAAAAACTCGCAGCGAAAAAGGCCCCTGCGAAAAAGGCAGCCCCCAAGGCAAGTGCGGTCAAACCGGCCACGGCCAAGGCCCCTGCGCGCAAACCGGTCGCGGCAGATGGCAAGCCCGAAATGCTGACAGCGGCGCGCGGTGGCGTTGCCGATGATCTGAAACTGCTGAAAGGTGTTGGGCCCAAGCTGGAACAGACGCTGAATGCGCTGGGTGTGTACCATTTCGATCAGATCGCGAGCTGGCGCAAAAAGGAAATCGACTGGGTCGATGACAAGCTGAAGTTCAAGGGCCGGATCGAACGCGACGACTGGATCAAACAGGCCAAGCTTCTGGCCAAAGGCGGCGAGACCGAGTTTTCCAAACGCAGCAAGAAGACCTGA
- a CDS encoding NADH-quinone oxidoreductase subunit C encodes MSDALKELGTHIELKRPDCVLAWDVTEGELNMDVAPSNIAGFVEFLKSDNTCKFSSLVDITGVDYPQRPKRFDVVYHLLSMYQNHRIRLRVSIREEDMVPSIIDVHPSANWFEREVFDMFGILFSGHPDLRRILTDYGFRGYPLRKDFPTTGYTEVRYDDVQKRVIYEPVSLVQEYRQFDFMSPWEGAEYILPGDEKKEEAK; translated from the coding sequence ATGAGTGACGCGCTTAAAGAACTAGGCACCCATATCGAATTGAAACGCCCCGATTGCGTGCTGGCATGGGATGTGACCGAGGGCGAGTTGAACATGGATGTGGCGCCGTCCAACATCGCCGGGTTTGTCGAATTCCTGAAATCCGATAACACGTGCAAGTTTTCGTCGCTTGTGGACATCACAGGTGTTGATTACCCGCAACGCCCGAAACGCTTTGACGTGGTCTATCATCTGCTGTCGATGTACCAGAACCACCGTATCCGTCTGCGTGTCAGCATCCGCGAAGAAGATATGGTGCCCTCGATCATCGACGTGCACCCCAGCGCCAACTGGTTCGAACGCGAAGTGTTCGATATGTTCGGCATCCTGTTTTCCGGCCACCCCGATCTGCGCCGCATCCTGACTGATTACGGGTTTCGCGGCTATCCGCTGCGCAAGGATTTCCCGACAACTGGCTATACCGAAGTGCGCTATGACGATGTGCAGAAACGCGTGATCTACGAACCGGTTTCGCTGGTTCAGGAATACCGCCAGTTCGATTTCATGTCGCCCTGGGAAGGGGCTGAATACATCCTGCCCGGCGACGAAAAGAAAGAGGAGGCCAAGTGA
- the nuoF gene encoding NADH-quinone oxidoreductase subunit NuoF: MLKDQDRIFTNLYGMHDRTLKGAQARGHWDGTANLIKQGREWIIQTMKDSGLRGRGGAGFPTGLKWSFMPKESDGRPSYLVVNADESEPGTCKDREIMRHDPHTLIEGCLIASFAMQAHACYIYIRGEYIREKEALQAAIDEAYDAGLVGKNACKSGFDFDIYLHHGAGAYICGEETALLESLEGKKGMPRMKPPFPAGAGLYGCPTTVNNVESIAVVPTILRRGADWFSSFGRPNNAGTKLFAISGHVKNPCVVEEAMSIGFEELIDRHCGGIRGGWKNLKAVIPGGSSVPLLPRDVMKDAIMDFDWLREQRSGLGTAAVIVMDQDTDVIKAIWRLSKFYKHESCGQCTPCREGTGWMMRVMDRLVTGDAEPEEIDMLLDVTKQVEGHTICALGDAAAWPIQGLIRHFRDEIEDRIKHKRTGRVSAVAAE; the protein is encoded by the coding sequence ATGTTAAAAGACCAGGACCGCATCTTTACCAACCTTTACGGGATGCATGACCGCACGCTGAAAGGCGCGCAGGCACGGGGCCATTGGGATGGCACGGCGAACCTGATCAAACAGGGGCGCGAGTGGATTATCCAGACGATGAAAGACAGCGGCCTGCGCGGGCGTGGCGGTGCGGGGTTTCCCACCGGTCTGAAATGGTCGTTCATGCCTAAGGAAAGCGATGGTCGCCCCAGTTATCTGGTGGTGAATGCGGATGAATCCGAACCCGGAACCTGCAAGGACCGCGAGATCATGCGCCATGATCCGCACACCCTGATCGAAGGCTGTCTGATCGCGTCTTTCGCGATGCAGGCGCATGCGTGCTACATCTACATCCGCGGCGAATACATCCGCGAGAAAGAGGCGCTTCAGGCCGCGATTGACGAAGCCTATGATGCCGGACTGGTGGGCAAGAACGCCTGCAAATCAGGTTTTGATTTCGATATCTACCTGCATCACGGGGCAGGGGCCTATATCTGCGGCGAAGAAACCGCGCTGCTGGAAAGCCTTGAGGGCAAAAAAGGCATGCCACGGATGAAACCGCCGTTCCCGGCGGGCGCGGGGCTTTATGGCTGTCCGACCACCGTGAACAATGTGGAAAGCATTGCAGTGGTGCCCACGATCCTGCGCCGCGGTGCCGATTGGTTTTCGTCGTTCGGGCGGCCCAACAATGCGGGTACCAAGCTTTTTGCCATTTCCGGCCATGTGAAAAACCCCTGTGTCGTCGAAGAGGCGATGTCGATCGGGTTTGAAGAACTGATCGACCGCCACTGCGGCGGCATTCGTGGCGGTTGGAAAAACCTCAAGGCGGTTATTCCGGGTGGATCGTCCGTGCCGCTGCTGCCGCGTGACGTGATGAAAGACGCCATCATGGATTTCGACTGGCTGCGCGAGCAACGCTCGGGTCTGGGGACCGCGGCGGTGATCGTGATGGATCAGGATACCGATGTGATCAAGGCGATCTGGCGGCTTAGCAAGTTTTACAAGCATGAAAGCTGTGGCCAGTGCACGCCGTGCCGCGAAGGCACCGGCTGGATGATGCGGGTCATGGACCGCCTGGTGACAGGCGATGCGGAACCCGAAGAGATCGATATGCTGCTGGACGTGACCAAGCAGGTCGAAGGCCACACGATCTGTGCGCTGGGGGATGCGGCGGCGTGGCCCATTCAGGGCCTGATCCGGCATTTCCGCGACGAAATCGAAGACCGTATCAAACACAAACGCACCGGACGCGTGTCTGCGGTGGCGGCAGAGTGA
- a CDS encoding DUF5337 domain-containing protein, translated as MRSDQDMATDAAIARRGRIVALVIAAGGIAALLAPWLVQALGLPIRYEMLFYFGSLAAFVWAMFNIYQMRRARRDNQG; from the coding sequence GTGAGGTCCGATCAAGACATGGCCACGGATGCAGCAATCGCTCGGCGCGGGCGAATTGTTGCGTTGGTGATAGCTGCGGGTGGCATTGCCGCACTGCTCGCGCCATGGCTGGTGCAGGCATTGGGTTTGCCCATCCGCTACGAGATGCTGTTCTATTTCGGATCGCTCGCCGCCTTTGTCTGGGCGATGTTCAATATTTACCAAATGCGCCGCGCGCGCCGTGACAACCAAGGGTAG
- a CDS encoding DUF5333 domain-containing protein, with amino-acid sequence MRMILGVLAAGVLATGVAAAKPPLRDVAVVDDGILALVLANEIQETCPDIKPRLLKAYNFLMSLNSHAESLGYTYEEIREYRKSDAEKERMRARGEAYARSNGADPAKPETLCPLGLAEIEKGSPIGVLLRSR; translated from the coding sequence ATGCGTATGATACTGGGTGTTTTAGCGGCAGGTGTTCTGGCAACCGGCGTTGCGGCGGCCAAGCCGCCCTTGCGCGATGTTGCGGTGGTGGATGACGGTATTCTGGCCTTGGTTCTGGCCAATGAAATTCAGGAAACATGCCCTGACATCAAGCCGCGTTTGCTCAAGGCTTACAATTTTCTGATGTCGCTGAATTCGCATGCGGAATCTCTGGGCTACACCTATGAGGAAATCAGGGAATACCGAAAGTCGGATGCGGAAAAAGAACGGATGCGCGCGCGGGGTGAAGCCTATGCACGCTCCAACGGTGCCGATCCGGCCAAACCCGAAACGCTATGCCCGCTAGGCCTTGCCGAAATCGAGAAAGGCAGCCCCATCGGCGTGCTGTTGCGATCCAGGTGA
- the nuoG gene encoding NADH-quinone oxidoreductase subunit NuoG yields the protein MNDLKKIIIDGTEVEVDGAMTLIQACEQAGVEIPRFCYHERLSIAGNCRMCLVEVVGGPPKPAASCAMQVRDLRPGPEGQPPVVKTNSPMVKKAREGVMEFLLINHPLDCPICDQGGECDLQDQAMAYGVDFSRFREPKRATEDLDLGPLVETHMTRCISCTRCVRFTTEVAGITQMGQTGRGEDAEITSYLGETLDSNLQGNIIDLCPVGALVSKPYAFTARPWELTKTESIDVMDALGSNIRVDTKGREVMRFLPRNHDGVNEEWISDKSRFVWDGLRRQRLDRPYVRKNGKLQAVTWPEALSAAAAAMKGKKLAGVVGDLAPVEAAFALKQLIEGQGGVVECRTDGAKLPAANRSGYVGTAAIEDIDSAEMIMLIGTNPRIEAPVLNARVRKAWSRGANIGLIGEAVDLTYEYSHMGTDRAALDKLSQQPIDAAKDKNSLVIVGMGALQEADGAAVLAAVMQLCENSQSKLLVLHTAAGRVGALDAGCTNNGGMDAVAQAEVIYNLGADEVDIAAGPVVIYQGSHGDRGAHRADIILPGAAYTEEQGLFVNTEGRPQLALRAGFAPGEAKENWAILRALSAEMGAQLPYDSLAQLRSALVGDAPHLALIDEVPENTWQAEPKGKLGKATFRNALGDFYLTNPIARASELMAELSAGAKARNSGKIAAE from the coding sequence ATGAACGATCTGAAGAAAATCATCATCGACGGAACCGAGGTTGAAGTAGACGGGGCGATGACCCTGATCCAGGCCTGTGAACAGGCGGGTGTCGAAATCCCGCGCTTCTGTTATCACGAGCGACTGTCGATTGCCGGCAATTGCCGGATGTGTCTGGTTGAAGTTGTCGGCGGACCGCCCAAACCTGCAGCCAGCTGTGCCATGCAGGTGCGCGATCTGCGCCCCGGCCCCGAAGGCCAGCCCCCGGTGGTGAAAACCAATTCACCGATGGTGAAAAAGGCGCGCGAAGGCGTGATGGAATTCCTGCTGATCAACCACCCGCTGGATTGTCCGATCTGCGATCAGGGCGGAGAATGTGACTTGCAGGATCAGGCAATGGCCTATGGCGTGGATTTTTCCCGCTTCCGCGAGCCCAAACGCGCCACCGAAGATCTTGATCTGGGTCCGCTGGTAGAAACCCACATGACCCGCTGCATTTCCTGCACCCGCTGCGTGCGCTTTACCACGGAAGTGGCCGGTATCACCCAGATGGGGCAGACCGGTCGCGGCGAAGATGCCGAAATCACATCCTATCTGGGCGAAACACTCGATTCCAACCTGCAGGGCAACATTATCGATCTGTGTCCGGTCGGCGCGCTGGTGTCCAAGCCTTACGCGTTCACCGCACGCCCGTGGGAACTGACCAAGACGGAAAGCATCGATGTGATGGATGCGCTCGGCTCTAACATCCGTGTGGATACCAAGGGCCGCGAAGTCATGCGTTTTCTGCCGCGCAACCATGACGGTGTGAACGAGGAATGGATTTCAGACAAATCCCGCTTTGTCTGGGACGGATTGCGCCGCCAGCGGCTGGACCGCCCCTATGTGCGCAAAAACGGCAAGCTTCAGGCGGTCACCTGGCCCGAGGCGCTTTCGGCTGCTGCGGCGGCGATGAAAGGCAAGAAACTGGCCGGTGTGGTGGGTGATCTGGCCCCGGTCGAAGCTGCCTTTGCGCTGAAACAATTGATCGAAGGGCAGGGCGGCGTTGTCGAATGCCGCACCGATGGCGCAAAACTGCCTGCGGCAAACCGCAGCGGATATGTCGGCACGGCGGCGATAGAAGACATCGACAGCGCCGAAATGATCATGCTGATTGGCACCAATCCACGGATCGAAGCCCCTGTTCTGAACGCACGAGTGCGCAAGGCATGGTCGCGCGGTGCCAATATCGGCCTGATCGGCGAAGCCGTTGATCTTACATATGAATATTCCCACATGGGCACCGATCGCGCCGCGCTGGACAAGCTGTCACAGCAACCTATCGATGCGGCCAAGGACAAGAACAGCCTTGTCATTGTGGGCATGGGCGCATTGCAGGAGGCTGACGGCGCCGCAGTGCTGGCCGCAGTGATGCAGCTTTGTGAAAACTCGCAATCCAAACTTCTGGTGCTGCACACCGCGGCGGGGCGCGTTGGCGCGCTGGACGCCGGATGCACCAATAACGGCGGAATGGACGCCGTTGCGCAGGCCGAGGTGATTTACAATCTTGGTGCGGACGAGGTTGATATCGCCGCCGGCCCCGTTGTGATCTATCAGGGCAGCCACGGGGATCGCGGGGCACATCGTGCCGATATCATTCTGCCGGGCGCGGCATATACCGAAGAACAGGGCCTGTTCGTGAACACCGAAGGACGCCCGCAACTGGCGCTGCGTGCCGGATTTGCACCGGGCGAAGCCAAGGAAAACTGGGCCATCCTGCGTGCACTCAGCGCGGAAATGGGGGCGCAGCTTCCCTATGATTCACTGGCGCAGCTGCGCAGTGCACTGGTGGGCGATGCGCCGCATCTGGCACTAATCGACGAGGTGCCGGAAAACACATGGCAGGCCGAACCCAAGGGCAAACTGGGCAAGGCGACGTTCCGCAACGCACTTGGCGATTTCTATCTGACAAACCCGATCGCCCGCGCCTCGGAACTGATGGCGGAACTGTCCGCCGGTGCCAAAGCACGCAACAGTGGAAAGATCGCGGCCGAATAA
- the nuoE gene encoding NADH-quinone oxidoreductase subunit NuoE, whose translation MLRRLHPTQPDSFAFTPANQAWAEAQITKYPEGRQASAIIPLLWRAQEQEGWLTRPAIEHVSDMLGLAYIRGLEVASFYFMFQLQPVGSVAHIQVCGTTSCMICGAEDLVAVCKDKIAPKAHQLSDDGKFSWEEVECLGSCSNAPMAQIGKDYYEDLTAKRMGEIIDELAAGKVPVPGPQNGRYAAEPLGGLTSLTEYDSGKTQYNASAQLAMDIGDTVKRIDGTEVPLITPWQGKPAKADKSAGKSTPKDKARTVAPADETGIAKQQARAKSKAKPPVKPADGKKPRVMKAPRKSGADDLKMIKGVGPKLEKLLHSMGFYHYDQIAKWSAEEIAWVDENLVGFKGRVSRDGWVAQAAKLASGDETEFSKRAKKDGVYD comes from the coding sequence ATGCTACGCCGCCTTCACCCCACCCAACCTGACAGTTTTGCCTTCACCCCAGCCAATCAGGCATGGGCCGAGGCGCAGATCACCAAATATCCCGAAGGCCGTCAGGCATCGGCGATCATTCCGCTGTTGTGGCGTGCGCAGGAACAGGAGGGCTGGCTGACCCGCCCGGCCATCGAACATGTCAGCGATATGCTGGGGCTGGCATATATTCGCGGACTCGAAGTGGCGTCGTTCTACTTTATGTTCCAGTTGCAACCTGTTGGGTCTGTTGCCCATATTCAGGTGTGCGGCACAACGTCCTGCATGATCTGCGGTGCCGAAGATCTGGTGGCGGTTTGCAAGGACAAGATTGCGCCCAAGGCGCATCAGCTCAGCGATGATGGCAAGTTCAGCTGGGAAGAGGTGGAATGCCTCGGATCCTGTTCGAATGCGCCGATGGCGCAGATCGGCAAGGATTACTACGAGGATCTGACCGCCAAGCGGATGGGCGAAATCATTGATGAACTGGCTGCGGGCAAAGTGCCGGTGCCGGGGCCGCAGAACGGACGCTATGCGGCTGAACCGCTGGGCGGACTGACCAGCCTGACCGAATATGACAGCGGCAAGACCCAGTATAACGCCAGCGCGCAGCTTGCGATGGATATCGGCGACACCGTCAAACGTATCGATGGCACCGAGGTGCCGCTGATCACGCCGTGGCAGGGCAAGCCGGCCAAGGCAGATAAATCGGCGGGCAAATCCACGCCCAAGGATAAGGCGCGTACCGTTGCCCCCGCCGATGAAACCGGGATTGCGAAACAGCAGGCCCGGGCCAAATCCAAGGCGAAACCACCCGTCAAACCCGCGGACGGCAAGAAACCCCGTGTCATGAAAGCGCCGCGCAAATCCGGCGCCGACGATCTGAAAATGATCAAGGGTGTCGGGCCGAAGCTTGAAAAACTGCTGCATTCCATGGGCTTTTACCATTACGATCAGATCGCCAAGTGGAGTGCCGAAGAAATCGCGTGGGTCGATGAGAACCTTGTGGGGTTCAAGGGCCGCGTAAGCCGCGACGGTTGGGTGGCGCAAGCTGCCAAACTGGCATCGGGTGACGAAACAGAATTCTCGAAACGTGCCAAAAAAGACGGCGTCTATGACTGA